CAGActtggaatctggccaatccattggctttgcaaggttaaaaggACTGTTAAAGGTGGAAAGATGGCATCATATGTCACCTTTAAGGGCATAAAgcattcatgtttaaatatttttttgcttgTAGCTTGGTGCATAGTAAAATTATGCTAATTTATTCTGTGTTCAGTACATTTAGAAGCAACATAACAAACCTAGAGTCAAGAAgtgttctgattttaaaacctGTTCAAAACTGCAGGATTAGGGGACAGCAAGAATGGCACCTCTCTTTTTGCCAATGTTCCTTCTAGGATGGATAGATTAAGGTTAAGGTTTAGATTTCAGGGGTCAAAAGGGGGTTATAGTTCTGAAAAATGGTGCATgtggtgtttttagctgtgttgtTTTGGAACGTATCTGTAGCAGAGGGTAAGGGTAGGGTATTTGGCACATTGGACTAGGGTCAGGGTTGAGGGCAGGGCCAGCTATTCTGGGCCAACAACTAAATTTGGGGCTAAAGCATGGGTCAGTTTGGGTATTTTTGTTAAGAAAGTTGGTTATGGCTATGAAAAACTCACAAGGCTTTGCAAAGACAGAAGATAAAACGCGTGTGTGTTTGGAGTCAGCACATGACTCAGAGGTGTTTATACCAACCCAAAGCAGGCACGACTGCACGATCACGCACACATATACAGAATTTCTATCAGGTGATTATTCTCCTGTCAGCTATCTgaactgtctctctctctctctctctcctaatATGACTCTGTTTCCCCGAACAGTGGACTTACAGCCCCCTACATACTTGCATGCCTCCACCACTGCAGAAGGAGAGAATTAAAGCAATGTGACCAGTTTCTACATTTCTTaattcttcattaaaacttCCTCCTACATGTAACTCTGGGAGTGTTTTTGAGGACACAGACCTTGAACAAAGAGCCCTTCTTGCTTGCTGgctagctgctgctgctggtggagagGGGCTGGGTTTGCTCTACAGTCTTCAAGCGGATTTTTTAGACGACGGCAGGAGAAGCAGCATCGGACTCAAGGCTGTGGGCTCGGTGAGGAAATATTGACGTTTTATGGCAGTTTTTTGCAGCAGACACTGGAGCATGTTTTAATCTGCAGAGGGGAGAAATTGATCATGGATGATAGTAAATTCAGGCTTCAAACAATGAGAAAATAGAGTTGGTGTTAATCTCGTAACAGCCAATCAAATTAAAAGCCTATTGTCACATTTTGAGAGAATGGAAAATTAACACCAATTAAAACgaaccaaaataaacttttctaGCGTTGTTTTCTCTTTCAGTCATTCTCGCTCTGTCACATTAACAGCTGTGGTTCTGTGGTGGTGTATATGTGGGTTTTAGCCCCTATGGGCAGTTGTCCGAGGTTTTCCATTGAAACGTCAGATGCAGCTCAGTGTTTGGTCACCAGTTTATTTCAGAGGCTGCTGTGATCCTCCCGGCGTCCTGACGTCAATTTATAAGGACCCAGCAGTGCCGGGGAGCAGGCACACAACAAGAGAGAAAGAAGCTGGACCATGTTGGCGTAATATTCCCCCTGAAACTGCTGGGCTTTCTGGTAGGATAATTTCTTCTAACCATTTCCTCGTCTTTCCTTCTTTTCGCGTTTGCCCGGTCGCGCGTGCGGCTTTGAGTCTACCTTTCATGTTAATGGTCCGGGTTAAGATGGCCATATCTATCTCTGGGGTTTATTTGGTATTGTTGGTGCATTTTGTGCGCCTATGACTTGTGTTTTTCAGTTGTCATGCCTTCTACAGAGGGCTCTTTCCTCTCGAATCACATCGTATTGTTGGAGGGAGCCGGATTTTTAGAGACTTGTGTGCTCTCTTGGGCCAACACACGATCTTTGTATCCTGTTCGAGGCACCGCAGTGTTTCAGTGAAGGGTCTAAGCTGTCTGACAGGCTGTGTGTCTGTCCAGCTGGTTTAACACCACACATCATCCATAGAGCCAGCCACTAGTTAAGACAGCTCTGTTAaattaacacaattttttttaaagaagcttTTAAAATAGCTGCTAAGCTGGGTTTAAAAAGCAGAAGAGGGGATTCCTCTACACTGCCGGACTCTACATCAGTGCAGCATCGCCATAGCAACAGATAGTAAAGCAGCACTCTTCTATCTTATCTCCATCCATCACTAATAGGCTTCACTCTTTAGGGGAGCACTGAGTTCACACTGCTCCTCTGCCAGGGCAGAAATAGGCTTTTGCTCTGGTCAGCATCTATCTGGGAGGGGTGttataaaaattttaaatataaactaACTAAAAGAAGCTCTGTCTCTCACCAGTGACTGACCACGGCCTGAGGCAAACACCAGGGGGGTCCCTGTCCTGAGATTGTATGCGTGAGTGCAGCCATGGGGAAGGACTACTATAAGACCCTAGGGATCCCCAAGGGCTCCAACGAGGAGGAGATCAAGAAGGCGTACCGTCGCATGGCCCTGCGCTTCCACCCCGACAAGAACAAGGACGCCAACGCAGAGGAGAAGTTCAAGGAGATAGCAGAGGCCTATGAGGTGCTCAGTGACCCTAAGAAGAGGGTGGTCTATGACCAGCTGGGAGAGGAaggtgaggaggagggaggggtcATGATCTGTCTCAGAGTGTTGAGCAGTGTTAGACTAAAAGTATGACTAAATTGTTAGTCTACCTTTATTCAATGAGTGACGAGACAAAGACTAGCTAAAATGAATCTCTGATGTCTGAAACTCTGATGgcaagtaagtttagtttttgtcaagaagaCTAAATTGAGTTAAAGGTAGTTACGTTTTAACTGGacatttaaaaatccatgatattcttccactgtgggtaaatccatCATaacacaatgcatctgtagatcttctgcctctcagctgtagacagCAGAGATCCCAGGTTTATCAGGTGCACAGAACACTGGTATGATTTGGCACCAGGTTCAGGCAAAGAAAATTAATGTTCTGACTAAAAgtagagactaaaatgtaagggcttttatttattatccttgactaaaactaggacTGTCAAGATAAAtctagttaattgtgattaatgaaGGTCCACAACAAgtgcactatttttttaattgtggttaaccctgcagccacagtgatgtaaaaactAAAGTCCATCACTACTCctaaaagggatatttcagtatttttgaagtttggttTTCCAAGGTGCTTGGCGACAGCagtgccattagcctccagtgatttcagagcgctttgccccttcaaacaggatgtGCTTGGGGAAGCTAGGCTGTACAGTGTAGCAGATGGGTATAGTTTCTCTGTGTAAGTTAACGAGTTTAAGGTCCAGAAgacaatgctggctcaattaTATGCTATGTCAAAAATTTTGGAGCAtcttatttttcacccagaaagcctctgtgtttggcactattttgcaatgctaGCTTTTGCAACCGGCTACATGTTCTTCCACCTCAGtatatctgaacagctgtttgtgccaaacacagaggctttctgggtgaaataTAAAAcgttcaaacatttttgatgcagCGTAGAATTGagtcaacattgttttttggcccattttttttaccttaaactcgcTAAATTACACAGTGAAACTGCCCCTGTCTGCTACACTGTAAAGCCTAGCTTCTCCAAACATGTCCTGCTTGAAGGGGCAACATTCACCGATATCTTGGGAGGATAATGCCACTATTATTGCCAATTACTTTATGTAACCCAACTAAAAATTTatcaaaatatccctttaatgtctcatttttacttaaaaaatgcacagatagctcagtggacaagttaaaagtcatctgaacctttttaatgttcttttatttaatcttcaatccataacaacttcccttttctgtggttaagaTCATAATGATATTTTCAGTCTACCTAAAAAGGAGGTCTGTATCCAAATAGGAAGTCAGTTACTTTTAGTGTATGACAGTAgacaaatccaaaatgacacaaaaacagttcaaaatgctAAATAGGGGGATTTTAAATGGGTTAGGtgcgattaatcatgattactTCAGAATACCAAGACTAACAGCCCTAACTAAgacttaaaagggtaaaaatgacttaaatatgACTACAGCTAATGAGCACTTAACCTTAAgaccaaaacaaaaattaataataGCAGTCAAAATTAGCATCTTGTCAGTAAGGCATTGTTATAAAGACTTTCTGATGTATTAAGTTGTTAATGAAATAGTTCAGGGACACTGAACATCTACCATCAATGTGCTGGTCTGCAGTTATTGAAGTAATAAAAGTGTCTCCTccatgttttcatgtctgtgttaCTGTGCTGGCATGTGTGGGATTATCCATTGTTACCTTTACTTGTCAACAAGCTCTAATAACTTACAGTCTTCCTCAGCTGCTAGTGTAGTATTTGCACAAAAGAGTGCATGTTTGTGCGTGCGTGTGATAGCTGACAGACAGATGGCTTAAGATCATTACGTGGTTGAGTTATGAATAGCAGCGACTGCTGTAGTTTGCTTGTGTGggtgttttgtgcatgtgtctCCGTTGAAAGGTGTGTATGTGCTATTGTGTGTATTAATGTGAGCGTGTTGGACAGAGTGACCTGGTATTTTATGAGTTCCTCCGCTGGCAGAGCTGTTTGAAGATTAGTGATGCTGTGGGATTTTTCCTGCCCACGTGGGCTCCACTCTTCTCTGCGCTGTTACCAGCACCAGTCTCATGTGAACAGGGTCCAGAGCCTGGTTTCTGAGTTCAGAAAAATGAGTGTTTTTCAGCTAGTGGGTGTTTGCATGTGCCTCAGAGGTCTCACGTTCTGGTTCTTTTCTCTCGTTCAGGTTTGAAGACAGGAGGCAGTAGCTCCTCAGGTGCTCCAGGAAGCTCGACGTACCACTACACCTTCCATGGAGACCCCCACGCCACCTTTGCCTCCTTCTTTGGTGGCTCCAACCCCTTCGACATGTTCTTTGGCTCCAACCGGAGCCACAGCCGCTCCAATGGGTTCTCCTTTCACAACGACCACGACAACGAGCAGGACATGGACGTGGATGAGGACGACCCTTTCTCCCATTTTGGGAGACAATTTGGCTTTCCCGGCGGGATGAATAATGGCTTCCCAGGGGAGGGGCGCAGGAGAAGAGGGGCGCCATCAGAGCGCCTAAGCACTGGGCGGAAGCAGCAGGACCCTCCAGTGGTCCATGAGCTGAAGGTCTCCCTGGAGGAGATCTTCCATGGCTGCACCAAACGCATGAAGATCACCCGGCGGAGGCTGAACCCAGACGGGCGGAGCATGAGGACAGAGGACAAGATCCTCAACATTGTCATCAAGAAGGGCTGGAAGGAGGGAACCAAGATCACCTTCCCAAAGGAGGGTGACGAGACCCCTGAGAACATTCCTGCTGACATAGCATTTGTGCTCAAAGACAAAGGGCATGCCCACTTCAAAAGAGACGGTTCCAATGTAATTTTTAACTGCAAGATCAGCTTGAAAGAGGTGAGTATGCCCCTTTTTTACCTAATAATCCTCTggtctctctttcttctctctttacTACAGCTCTGCATTTTGATGAATGCATAGTGCTGCTGAGGTTGTGTGTTTGATACCCAGTGACGCAAACCAGGCAGGAATTTTAATGCATTCATAGAGCTGCAAAGTTCTGCATGAATATCCAAACAGTGGCTGTTGTTTAGACCTGGTCAAACAGTGGATAGGGTGGAGAAGTGTCACTATAATTTCAGAGTAGGATTATGTCCCTGGTAGGTGGTCTCAAAGCCTTTGAGGTgtgagtgtatttgtgtgtttgttgctgGAGGGCAGGATCAGTGAACAGCAGCGTCTCTGCCACCACAGTGCGAGAGAGGCAGCAGGAATGTCTTGTCCTTGTGTGACTGCTGTGGAACCATCATCCTCACTTGTTCTGCGCTGCTGTCTGAATAAATATACATAAACATCCCAGTAggttcacacacagacacagacatgcaTTCAGGCTTACACACTTGCATCTTTCGAGCGTATTTGCAAACACACCCACATTTAAAGATGGATTGTAGTGTGACAGTGGTGACAATCCAGGCTGCTATTACTTTGATTGGCAGGACATTTAATTAGCTGCTCCTACAAGGGCATCGGGTCCAGCGTGGCTCTGCTCTGTCTACGAATTATACAAGCTTTAATGTTACTAATAGCACTTCCACTCAGTGGCCTGCACTCCACATGGCGTGCTTAATGGCAGGTGTTCTCAAAGAGTTGGAGATGTCAGGGGGGGTTGTTTGTGCTCCATTCAAACcaattttgagcttttttttctctaaaagcAGAACCGACTCTCTGCTGAAATCTCTTCAGAAGTTATTCACCATGAAACATAGTAACCTGCTCACAGCATTGCCATGAAGACAGCCTAGATAATAGGAGAACATTAGATTTTGTTAAGTCGCATTAAACAGAAGATGGTGCTTGATCAAACTCGCACAGTGATTTGGTTTGCTGCAGAACTCCCACAGCTAAGTCCTCTGCTCCTACAGCACACAGATAAGAGACTTAGTGTGATGCAGCAAAAGACGCGGTGGGGGAGAGAAGGAGGGATAAGAATGGGGGTTGGGGGGTATCCGGGGAATAGCAGGGAAGTGGGTCAGATGATTCAGTATCCAAAGCAAATAAGAGCTCATATTCCACTGCCTGGCTTCCCTGAAGATGTGATGCTGCAGTAAAACACAGCATCAGGAATACACGCTGCACACCAGAAAACCTGCAACATATGGTAAGCCAAATGTTATGCAATGCACTGGTAGATAATATAACACAGCCACATAGGTGATTGTCTTCTACCAGCCAAGAGACTAAAGACGTCCGCATtctacaaacaaaaaacaaagggaaaaaggcTTTCAGGACTTCAATATCATAGGATTCCCTTGCTGTGTTTCATTTTTGCCTAAAGCCCATTCTATCTGACCAAGCTTTGAACCTTTAAGTGTCACATCCAGAGCCaactttcattttttcagtgtCTTCACTGTGGCAGCAATCAAGAGCAGTTAGAGAGATTAGTGCAAATTTGACAGGTTGATTTTGCCGAAACTGGCCTATACCTGGATTTATAGGCTGCTCGTTCTGGCATTAATGATTCCTCTGCAGTCTGCAGGAATCTTTTGTGGCAGTGCGCCGCTAACTCCTGTTAACACTGCCTATCGTGCTCAAACACACTTTGGCTTTAATTGTAGCCATTAGGTTGTGAAGGTAAAGTTAAGAactctgtttctgctgtttcaAGAATGGTGTATAAACTATTAGTACTAAGGTTCTGAAACAATGGGAGCAACAGagcattagattttttttaactggttcAAATAGGTTCAGTTCAAAACACAATGGTAACTAGTGCATTGGACAATCACAGATTAGGTATAGTCAGAGTGCTGTTTTATCTCAGTGGTTAAAGCATGCAGCTCATATGCAGAGACTATAACCTTTGGTGCAGCATCCTCAGGCTGATCTTCAACTGTAGTCACTTTGCTTCATGTCAACCCCCAATCTCCACCTAGTTTTTTCTGTTACTCTTCCGTTTTCCTATCAATAAACATAAAAAGCCCCCCACCCCTTTACCCCCTAAAATATATGGATTAAGTCAAGGTTgctaaataaatcacaatttcAATGACACATGAAAATGCTaaatttacacattaaaaaatactttattgcAATGAATAACAATgcaagtttttttgttttcacacaATGCACTGACTTCCACATCCACAAACATTGGAAACCTGGATATATGTGCCATGCATTACCTCTGTTTGACTGGCCAGATGGATGATGTCCCTGCTTATGTTTAGCCACTCTCAGATTTGCTTGTGGCCACTAAAAGGTTAATTAGTCCAATGGCTGTAGAAGGAGAGAACAGGGTAGAAAAAGTGTGGCTGCAAAAGAACAGCATGTCTGCTACTGTTGAACTAATTTTAGCTCAGGAGAGACAGTGTGTTACAATCACCACTTTgcacttttcacacatgcaaTAATTTTAGGGTAACCTACCCATAAGAAATTCTGGTTTGCTTGTCTCTCACGGAAAGAAATTTCCCCCTTCCTTACTTGGGGTTGACAGGGGGAATATTTGGGGTCTAGCAGGAAAAATTCAGGGTAAAATCAAGgttaaaaactcagatatttgcatttacacatgcagctcaccctgGTAAATTCAGGAcgttttcaggagttttgggCAAGTGGGGCTTTTCTGTGTTAAACATGACAAATAGCAGGATGACATAGAAAAGAGAGATGCACCTAAAGTTAGGACTGAGGCCAGTGTTTAACGTAACAATTTAGCCGATGCCAgtactgatgtttttttcatcacttttggTGTTAAACTTTTTCTCTAACTTTGACAAATCAGTTTGTCTAACTGGTAACTTCTTCTGCCCtgtaaaagtcttttttttaattcagcaacTAGATATACCAAGTTCTGTCATAGTATTGATTGGACCCTACAGATAGATATTGGTATCTGTTACAGTATCtattcatgccacattatttgtcAGATGGCAATGTTTGTGAATGgccaatattggccaatatcgatgttaaactgatgtttCTGTGCAACCCAATAGCAACTGTAAGTTCTAGTTAAAATTTTAACTAATAATTATTGCATGTCTTGCCATCACTGTATTAAACTACACTATAGCACATTGCAGATTTTCCTCATATTATACAGGCCTCAACAAAAAGGACTACCTAACACATAAGCACAAAAACGCAATAACTACTGTGAGAATTTGGAACAAAGGAATAAACTAGTACATTCTACAGAGCAATCAGACAAGTACAGCAAATCAAAGAGTACATGAGTAAGTTTGTGTCTCCAGAGCTATGGTGTCTGAGCTGAGGCTTATGCAATCAGTGGGCCCTCAGATCAGCATCAGTGTGTGTCGAGCGTCATGGCAACCTGTCTCTGTGTGTAAGACTCGTGTTAGTGAATGGAACTGTTTATAATGAGGGGATGAGCCCCAGTCTCAATCACAGTGATTGGCTAAATCACCTCCTAATGTATGTAGTTTGTAAGAGAGGGCTGATGTCATGGTTGAAaatctctgtctgtcctctgaAACAGCTGCTCTGTTTAGTGGATTTCAAGCCTCCACATGTCCATCcctgtttgtaaaaaaaaaaaaaaaaacagaaaacaccagACCAGACAAGAAAATCCTGCAGCAAtcttaaaacaattaaagtCATGTAATAACATGGACTGAGTGTCAGAGGTTAAGCACGTGCCATTACAGGCCTAATCGCCCTTACATCATGAGGGTCTGGCTGCCTTCATAGGGTTTGAGATAAGAGCTGGCATGTTTTTGGAAAAACTTGAGAGGGAAACCTGATCCATCAAAAAGTTAGCCTTGAACAGCACAGAGCCAAGGGACGTTATCTGTTTGAGCACCAATTCCCAGCATGTGTGAAGCACTTGTATTCATAATACTAATTAAAAGTAGGCTAGATAAAACAAAATAGCAGAATTGCTGTTCTTTCTCACCACAAGGTCTTTTTCAACTTCCTTTTTAATTAACCATACCTGATAGATGTCACAAGATGGACTGAAATAAAGATGAATTATATATGGTCAAATGATGGGAATGCACAGCACATAAAGGGTCCATTCTCATAACTTGATGTTAAACATACGATACACAATAGGCTGTATTGTGCAGTCATACTTTGGTATGACTGAAATGCTGACTGAATTatcttgtttatgtttttttctttttttcatccaaGCTTTAGCTCTGGTAAGACATGTAGGTCTACTGTAATCATGGTGACACTGGCATTCAACAGAGCAGCTATCATGACTGTGATAGCTTGTGACATGCTAAAATTTTGTGTGTAATAGCTACTTGTTATACTTAAGCATGCTATTAAGTCATGTTAGAATACAAGATAGACTAACATGGCTGTTTTAGcttgtaaaatgtaaaagaaattaCTTAATAGCAGcttgctaacatttagcatgtcGACACTGCTATTGAGCCATGTTAGAATAGCTACAAGAGAAAAGACTGCATGGCTGTATTAGCTTGTAAAATGCTAAAATTTTGTGCTTATAGCTGCTAGCTAAACTTTCATTACTGCTATTAAGCCATGTTAGAATAGACGAGAGAAACTTAGATGGCTGTGTTAGCTTGTAACATGCTAAAAATGTGTGCTTAATAGCCACTTGCTTAACTTTAGCATGTCAACACTTCTTTCAAATCATGTTAGTATATAACAGAGAAGCTAACATGACTTTGGTAACCTGTAACATGCAAAAATGTTGTGCTTAATAGCTACTTGCTTAACTTTCAACACTGTTACTAAGCCATGTAAGAAGCTTGTCAGCAAAAGAGTGGCCAAAATGATTGTGTTAGCTTGTAACATGGTACAATGTTATGCTCAATAGCTACTTGCCAAACTTTCAACACTGCTATTAAGCCTAGAGGACAAGACAGAGACTAACATGAATGTGGTAGCTtgtaaaatgcttaaaaaaaaaaaaaaaaaaggttaatatcTACATGCTTAACTTTAGCATGTCAACACTGTGATTAAGCCATGTTGGTAGACAGTCAGTTCTTTAAAACCActtcttaaaacacatttttacagacttgcttttatgtgatgtcatctTTTTAATTGGTTCTAATAGTTTAATTTGTTTCTAATCTTTTAGCAGATTTATTCCtatttttactcttcttttatttcatttcattttttacctaATCCTTTGatgtttctgtccattttgttgtttgctctctttctgcttttgctCTCAAATGATCAGTTTTAATGCCTCGTTTGTATAGAGCTTTATCTTTAACAGATTTTCCCCCTTCATTGCAAATTTACCATTTTTACTGGCTCTTGTTCTGTTTCTCTTATCACGTCTGAT
The Cheilinus undulatus linkage group 5, ASM1832078v1, whole genome shotgun sequence DNA segment above includes these coding regions:
- the dnajb5 gene encoding dnaJ homolog subfamily B member 5 is translated as MGKDYYKTLGIPKGSNEEEIKKAYRRMALRFHPDKNKDANAEEKFKEIAEAYEVLSDPKKRVVYDQLGEEGLKTGGSSSSGAPGSSTYHYTFHGDPHATFASFFGGSNPFDMFFGSNRSHSRSNGFSFHNDHDNEQDMDVDEDDPFSHFGRQFGFPGGMNNGFPGEGRRRRGAPSERLSTGRKQQDPPVVHELKVSLEEIFHGCTKRMKITRRRLNPDGRSMRTEDKILNIVIKKGWKEGTKITFPKEGDETPENIPADIAFVLKDKGHAHFKRDGSNVIFNCKISLKEALCGCTVSIPTLDNRIISLPCHDIIKPGTVKRVRGEGLPFPKNPSQRGDLIVEFSVRFPDRIPPQSREIIRQHLPQS